The proteins below are encoded in one region of Anguilla anguilla isolate fAngAng1 chromosome 3, fAngAng1.pri, whole genome shotgun sequence:
- the LOC118222887 gene encoding MOB-like protein phocein isoform X1 produces MVMAEGTAVLRRNRPGTKAQDFYNWPDESFEEMDSTLAVQQYIQQNIRSDCSNIDKILEPPEGQDEGVWKYEHLRQFCLELNGLAVKLQSECHPETCSQMTATEQWIFLCAAHKTPKECPAIDYTRHTLDGAACLLNSNKYFPSRVSIKESSVAKLGSVCRRIYRIFSHAYFHHRQIFDKYENETFLCHRFTRFVMKYNLMSKDNLIVPILEEEVQNAAAGESEA; encoded by the exons ATGGTCATGGCGGAGGGTACTGCAGTTCTGAGGAGGAATCGGCCAGGAACTAAGGCCCAG GACTTCTACAACTGGCCCGATGAATCCTTCGAGGAGATGGACAGCACACTGGCTGTACAACAG TACATCCAGCAGAACATTCGCTCGGACTGTTCCAACATCGACAAGATCCTGGAGCCCCCGGAGGGACAGGACGAGGGCGTGTGGAAGTACGAGCACCTCAG ACAGTTCTGCCTGGAGCTGAACGGACTTGCAGTCAAACTGCAG AGCGAATGCCACCCAGAAACATGCAGCCAGATGACTGCCACAGAGCAGTGGATCTTCCTCTGCGCTGCTCACAAGACTCCCAAAGAG TGTCCGGCCATCGACTACACCAGGCACACGCTGGACGGCGCTGCCTGTCTCCTCAACAGCAACAAGTATTTCCCCAGCCG AGTGAGCATTAAGGAGTCGTCCGTCGCCAAACTGGGCTCGGTGTGCCGGCGAATCTACAGGATATTCTCCCACGCCTACTTCCACCACCGCCAAATATTTGACAAGTATGAG AACGAGACGTTCCTGTGTCACCGGTTCACGCGCTTCGTGATGAAGTACAACCTGATGTCCAAGGACAACCTGATCGTGCCGATCCTGGAGGAGGAGGTCCAGAACGCAGCAGCGGGAGAGAGCGAGgcgtga